The DNA region TGTCACCGCAAGTGCTGGACTCAACCAAATCGACTTGCAGGAGTGTTGAAGGAGAGGGATATCTGTAGCTTATGCTGGAAGCCTGTTTTCTGAAGATGATGCTGATATAGCAGTAGGGCTGTTGATTGATGTGCCGAGAAAGATATCGACTGGTAATCGGTATGTGACACAAGGGTTGTGGGATAACAAACCTCTATGTTCTAAGGGAAGGATTTGATCTATGTATTAATATCCTGTTTCTATGTATTAATCCATATATCAACTGGATTATTGATAACCTGTTTCTATGTATTAATCTATATATCAACTGGATTATTGATATCCTGTTTCTATGTATGATTGAtgattgtgatttgttttttgtaaagaTGTTCAAGGTTGTTGTTTCAGTTAGGAGGCGAGAAAGTTGGGATTGTTGGACTTGGAAGCATTGGCCAAGAAGCTGCAAAAGGGCTTGAGCACGATGGCTGCAATATCTTGTACAACTCAAGGACCAAGAAGTCATCTGTGCCCTATCCATGCTATTCAAATGCCTGTGAAGTAGTGGCTAACTGCGAGGTCCTCATAATTTGTTGTGAATTAAATGATCAGACTCGCCACATGATTAGCAAGGAAGTGCTTTTAGCATTGGGGAAGAGAGGATTGATTATTGATGTCGGACGAGGGGCTGTTATAGATGAGGAAGAGATGGTGAGATGCTTGATTGATGCAAGGAGAGATCGCAGATGATGGATTGGATGTGTTTGAGAATGAGCCTGATGTTCCAAATAAACCTTTTTCTGCTGTAATAATGGATGGATGAACAATACTATAATTCTCTCTGTTTGCAGCTGCTGGTTAGTCTGTCATGAATTAATTCTAGTATTTCGATATTGATATTTTgtccttaaatatttattattttcatggaTACATTGCTTCTTTTTGGAAATTCTAACTGGATTTCGAGGTCTAGAAGTACTGATTAACCTAAGCTACTTGCTACACTGAACTTTTAGTTTCATCACCATCTTTACCGTAAACCATTCTTTCTattcaaccacaatatttacttgttttttcttgtaattttactTTGCATTAGTATTCTTTACTTTTAATAATTTGTAATTTCTTTGTATATTTTTCGTAATATGATTTAAATTCCTGTAATAAATTAAAGTCGCTCGAGGTAGCTATAGAATTTTCGGactggttaagaaaaaaaacagacaagCTGAAGGTGGTCGAAATTAATGAAAATCCAGAGAAACACTGGCCAGGGAGTGCAGGTGGTGGTGGGATTTATGGCCAGACGTGGGGTCATGGGCTTAGAATCTGGGCTTTTAGTTCAAGTCCAGCTACTGAGAAGTGGGCTATggactatttttcttttcctttccttttcctttttatggaCTAAATCTTGGTTCGAATCTTGGCCACCCCAAGTCATCATTGAATCTGATGATTTAACTGTCTAGAACCAAACCGTGTACCTGGACATTTTTATTTTCGATAGCTCAGAAAAAAATACAGCAAGCACCTGGTAAGCAATAAAAGCAGTCAAGGAGAAAACAAGGTATAGATTTGAAGTAAACTATCATCAATTCATTGATTTAGGTTATGTTTGAtaagatttttgaaaattaatttaagttttttttttttttaattttgattgaaaagaaGTTACGAGTGGATCTAGTTAGAAacaattttagattaaaaaaaaatatgttataaaaTTGAGTCGAatcttgatttaataaaaagttaagaTTTTTAACTATTAACTTGTAAATTATAACTAATGCTACatttattcttcaataatttgttctgaatttaattcttatcaaatatttttataaattaaagtcattttagttcttttttatcataaattaattatttataaaaataactttaaagtcatgactcaaaagtaaaaaaaaacgaacTCCTAATTAATATGTTAATCATTCATGGTTAAATATTTGTTAGTTAAATAGTTTAGAGTTTATGCAATTCCACATTTAGGACATATATAGCCCACCATTTATAATATGATGAGATTTACCTGAATATGTATAAAAAAGGTGGTCAGTATTCACTCCGAATCGGGCTATAATTGATGTATCATCAACGAAAGATCATGAACTTTGATGTGCACACTATGGAAGGCAGAACTCGAACCATGATGTTACAAAAGTTCTTATTTTCTCAAGTTATCAAGGAAAAATGACGAGTTGTAGAATGTGCTGATGCTTGTGCATGAACTTAGAGCAGCATGCAAGTTGCAAATGCAAGCAAGTATCCAGTGTATAGTCCTATCATTCTTTGCTTAAAATACTCGGTGCC from Populus alba chromosome 14, ASM523922v2, whole genome shotgun sequence includes:
- the LOC118041916 gene encoding glyoxylate/hydroxypyruvate reductase HPR3-like, which codes for MGLTTSFRLLLEHSSKQSLSWNLSTQRQHYKAVAITEPYCHHDADIAVGLLIDVPRKISTGNRCSRLLFQLGGEKVGIVGLGSIGQEAAKGLEHDGCNILYNSRTKKSSVPYPCYSNACEVVANCEVLIICCELNDQTRHMISKEVLLALGKRGLIIDVGRGAVIDEEEMVRCLIDARRDRR